Proteins from a genomic interval of Verrucomicrobiota bacterium:
- a CDS encoding sulfatase: MKRLLALALLIGISGACLAADQAATPAARPNFVLINIDDLGYADISPFGAKKQHTPNLDRMAQEGRKLTSHYGAPVCSPSRASLMTGCYPKRVLPIPHVLFPVSKVGLSPKEATVAEVLKAAGYATACIGKWHLGDQPEFLPRNRGFDYYFGLPYSNDMGPGEDGTKSSYGQPLPKKKAAAKNPNDDDMGIRGAQPPLALVENNQVLEHIRAEAQTTLVKRYTEKAQQFIRDNQSKPFFLYLPHSAVHFPHYPSEAFRGKSENGLLGDWAQEVDWSVGQVFATLRELKLDQNTLVFFTSDNGGPVNQGACNLPLRGGKGSTFEGGIRVCTIAWWPGKIPAGTATDEITAMMDILPTFAKLAGGKLPDRKLDGADIWPVLAGEAGAKPPHEVFYYYQGFKLQAVRSGPWKLQLNKQLLYNLQTDIGEATDVAAQHPDIVKRLQEYANQMADDLGLDGVGPGCRELGRVEKAEPLINHDGTIREGFTGKFSKLP; this comes from the coding sequence ATGAAACGATTATTAGCCCTTGCCCTATTGATCGGTATCAGCGGCGCCTGCCTCGCTGCGGACCAGGCTGCCACGCCCGCCGCCAGACCCAACTTTGTCCTCATCAACATTGACGACCTGGGCTACGCCGATATCAGCCCGTTCGGCGCCAAGAAGCAGCACACCCCGAACCTGGACCGCATGGCCCAGGAAGGCCGCAAGCTGACCAGCCATTACGGCGCGCCGGTATGTTCCCCCTCGCGCGCCTCGCTCATGACCGGCTGTTATCCCAAGCGCGTGCTGCCCATTCCGCACGTCTTGTTTCCCGTCAGCAAAGTGGGTCTGAGCCCGAAGGAAGCCACCGTGGCGGAAGTCCTCAAGGCCGCCGGTTACGCCACGGCCTGCATCGGCAAATGGCACCTGGGAGATCAACCGGAGTTCCTGCCGCGCAACCGGGGCTTCGACTATTACTTCGGGCTGCCCTACAGCAACGACATGGGGCCGGGCGAAGACGGCACCAAAAGCAGCTACGGCCAGCCCCTGCCAAAAAAGAAAGCCGCCGCCAAAAATCCCAACGACGACGACATGGGCATCCGGGGCGCGCAACCGCCGCTGGCCCTGGTGGAAAACAACCAGGTCCTTGAGCACATTCGCGCCGAGGCGCAGACCACCCTCGTCAAGCGTTACACCGAGAAGGCGCAGCAATTCATCCGCGACAACCAAAGCAAACCGTTCTTCCTCTACCTGCCGCATTCCGCCGTACACTTCCCGCACTATCCCAGCGAGGCCTTCCGGGGCAAATCCGAGAACGGGCTCCTGGGCGATTGGGCGCAGGAAGTGGATTGGAGCGTGGGCCAGGTGTTTGCCACCCTGCGGGAACTGAAACTGGACCAGAACACCCTCGTCTTCTTCACCAGCGACAACGGCGGCCCGGTCAACCAGGGCGCGTGCAATCTGCCGCTGCGCGGCGGCAAGGGCAGCACCTTTGAAGGCGGTATCCGCGTCTGCACCATCGCCTGGTGGCCGGGGAAAATCCCCGCGGGCACCGCCACGGACGAAATCACCGCCATGATGGACATCCTGCCCACCTTCGCCAAACTGGCGGGCGGCAAACTCCCCGACCGCAAGCTGGACGGAGCGGACATCTGGCCGGTGCTCGCGGGCGAGGCCGGGGCCAAACCGCCGCATGAAGTGTTCTATTATTACCAAGGCTTCAAGCTGCAAGCCGTGCGCTCCGGCCCCTGGAAGCTCCAGCTCAACAAACAACTCCTCTACAACCTGCAAACCGACATCGGCGAAGCCACCGACGTGGCGGCGCAACATCCGGACATCGTGAAACGCCTGCAAGAGTACGCCAACCAAATGGCGGATGACCTCGGGTTGGACGGCGTGGGCCCCGGCTGCCGTGAGCTGGGCCGAGTCGAGAAAGCCGAACCCCTGATCAACCACGACGGCACCATCCGCGAAGGCTTCACCGGCAAATTCTCCAAACTGCCTTGA
- the rbsK gene encoding ribokinase → MSKPAIIVVGSSNTDMIIRLDHIPKPGETILGGEFLTAAGGKGANQAVGAARAGGAVTFVARVGGDMFGEQAIAGFRHDGIGVEYVLRDQAAPSGVALIFVAKDGENSIAVASGANGKLSVADITDARSAFAGARVCVMQLETPLKTVQAAAKLAAQLGLTVILNPAPARPLPDRLLRQITILTPNESEAELLTGIAVKDPASAARAAAQLRSKGAQTVVLTLGPRGALVADAVGYRLIPGFKVKAVDTTAAGDIFNGALAVALAEGRSLDAAVRFANAAAALSVTKLGAQPSAPRRPEIERFIKTYKP, encoded by the coding sequence ATGAGCAAACCAGCCATCATCGTCGTCGGCAGCTCCAACACGGACATGATCATCCGTCTGGACCACATTCCCAAACCGGGGGAAACCATCCTGGGCGGAGAGTTCCTCACGGCCGCCGGCGGCAAAGGGGCCAACCAGGCCGTGGGCGCGGCCCGGGCCGGTGGAGCGGTCACCTTCGTGGCGCGCGTCGGCGGGGATATGTTTGGCGAGCAGGCCATCGCCGGTTTTCGCCACGACGGCATCGGCGTGGAGTATGTCTTGCGCGACCAGGCTGCGCCCTCGGGCGTGGCGCTGATCTTCGTGGCCAAGGATGGCGAGAACAGCATTGCCGTGGCCTCGGGTGCCAACGGGAAATTATCCGTGGCGGACATCACCGACGCCCGCAGCGCCTTTGCGGGAGCGCGCGTCTGCGTCATGCAACTGGAGACGCCGCTGAAGACCGTCCAGGCCGCGGCCAAGCTGGCGGCCCAATTGGGATTAACCGTCATTCTAAATCCCGCGCCCGCCCGTCCCCTGCCCGACCGCCTGCTGCGACAGATCACCATCCTGACCCCCAACGAGAGCGAGGCCGAACTCCTGACCGGCATCGCTGTGAAAGACCCCGCCTCCGCCGCGCGGGCCGCCGCCCAACTGCGCAGCAAAGGCGCCCAGACCGTCGTGCTCACCCTGGGGCCGCGCGGCGCGCTGGTGGCGGACGCGGTCGGCTACCGGCTGATCCCCGGCTTCAAGGTCAAGGCCGTGGACACCACCGCCGCCGGGGACATCTTCAACGGCGCGCTCGCCGTGGCGCTGGCGGAGGGCCGCTCCCTGGATGCCGCCGTGCGTTTCGCCAATGCCGCCGCCGCGTTATCCGTCACCAAGCTGGGCGCGCAACCTTCCGCCCCCAGGCGTCCCGAGATTGAACGCTTCATCAAAACGTATAAGCCTTGA
- a CDS encoding beta-L-arabinofuranosidase domain-containing protein has protein sequence MKRMTGSVLAIILTGTTFLPAAVSPLPDKLPAAVADQQDFQVPDRVQLGGWIGSRIVGNEANRMVKIDTDRLLEGYRKRPGRQSWDGEHVGKWLHAATLAWVNTGDPALRAKLDYTVAELSKCQLADGYLGTYLDKDRWTEWDVWAHKYNLLGLMTYMQYTGNLEPLPVCRRMADLLCNTFGDTPGKRDIIKAGHHAGMAPTSVLEPMVLLYRMTGETRYLDFCKYILRSWEQENGPHIVSRLLELKRVDKVGNAKAYEMISCLNGALEYYRTVGGDRQILDACLNGWKDIVSNRLYLTGTASYREHFHDDFDLPNNNNVGETCVTVTWLQFNAQLLRLTGEARFAEELERVVLNQLFGAQHPNCTAWGYYVQMEGKKPYSATLDGHCCLSSGPRGVSLIPTFATSTDAEGVVVNLYEAGKAAVKLRNGTEVTLVTETQFPASERIRITINPTGKKKFAVKLRLPAWCRAATITFEGQKLEPTIGPDGYATIRRVWSPGDLLELNFPSEPRVILGNHLNQDKAAVLCGPLVLAADEGLLADLGQTINSISLAGADLAALKVSPELAAGDYRSWPGARVFRVNAIARKATATLKAGAAITIPLVPFADVGVTGGRYKVWLPLPQFKSANLLLGGQESRSRQGNMDGSICDDDAQSAVVTYDAKPAKEDWFAVALTEPVKLSRIVFAHGKNFHDGGWFDASAGKPKVQVQRTKDGAWETIGELTDYPATTASNNAKLKNGQTFTLKLAQSLTATAIRVIGVPAGGDNPKQAFSSCAELQAFAE, from the coding sequence ATGAAGCGAATGACTGGCAGCGTATTGGCGATCATTTTAACTGGAACCACATTCCTCCCGGCAGCGGTGTCACCGTTGCCGGACAAACTCCCTGCGGCGGTGGCTGACCAACAGGATTTTCAGGTGCCGGATCGCGTGCAATTGGGCGGATGGATCGGCAGCCGCATAGTCGGCAACGAGGCCAACCGGATGGTGAAGATTGATACCGACCGCCTGCTGGAAGGCTATCGCAAACGACCGGGCCGCCAATCCTGGGATGGTGAACACGTGGGCAAATGGCTGCATGCCGCCACGCTGGCCTGGGTGAACACCGGCGATCCCGCGTTACGAGCCAAGCTGGATTACACCGTGGCGGAACTCTCCAAATGCCAATTAGCCGATGGCTACCTCGGCACCTACCTGGACAAGGATCGCTGGACGGAATGGGACGTCTGGGCGCACAAGTACAACCTGCTTGGCCTGATGACTTATATGCAGTACACCGGCAACCTGGAACCGTTGCCCGTATGCCGCCGCATGGCGGACCTCCTCTGCAACACGTTCGGCGACACCCCCGGCAAACGGGACATCATCAAGGCGGGGCATCATGCCGGGATGGCCCCAACCAGTGTGCTGGAGCCGATGGTCCTGCTGTACCGAATGACCGGCGAAACGCGTTACCTGGACTTCTGCAAATATATCCTGCGCTCGTGGGAACAGGAGAACGGGCCGCATATCGTCTCCCGGCTGCTGGAACTCAAGCGCGTGGATAAAGTGGGCAATGCCAAGGCGTATGAGATGATCTCCTGCCTGAATGGTGCCCTGGAGTATTACCGCACCGTTGGCGGCGACCGCCAGATTCTGGATGCCTGCCTGAACGGCTGGAAGGATATTGTAAGCAATCGCCTTTACCTCACCGGCACCGCCAGTTACCGCGAGCATTTCCATGACGACTTTGACCTGCCCAACAATAACAACGTGGGAGAAACCTGCGTCACGGTCACCTGGCTGCAATTCAACGCCCAACTGCTGCGGCTCACGGGCGAGGCCCGCTTTGCCGAAGAGTTGGAGCGTGTAGTGCTCAATCAGCTTTTCGGCGCGCAACACCCCAACTGCACGGCCTGGGGTTATTACGTGCAGATGGAAGGCAAGAAGCCGTACAGCGCCACGCTGGATGGCCACTGCTGTCTCTCCAGTGGTCCGCGCGGCGTGTCGCTCATCCCCACGTTTGCCACCAGCACCGATGCCGAGGGCGTGGTGGTGAACCTGTACGAAGCCGGCAAAGCGGCAGTCAAATTGCGCAACGGCACCGAAGTGACGCTGGTTACGGAAACCCAATTCCCCGCCAGCGAACGCATTCGCATCACAATCAACCCAACGGGCAAAAAGAAGTTCGCAGTTAAACTCCGTCTCCCAGCCTGGTGCCGAGCCGCCACGATCACGTTCGAGGGACAAAAACTGGAACCAACCATCGGGCCGGACGGCTACGCCACCATCCGCCGCGTATGGTCACCGGGTGACCTGCTTGAACTGAACTTCCCTTCGGAACCGCGCGTGATCCTCGGGAACCACCTGAACCAGGACAAAGCCGCGGTGTTGTGCGGACCACTCGTATTGGCAGCCGATGAGGGTTTGCTGGCCGACCTCGGCCAAACCATCAACTCCATCAGCCTGGCGGGTGCTGATCTGGCGGCCCTGAAAGTCTCCCCGGAACTGGCAGCGGGAGATTATAGGTCCTGGCCCGGTGCCCGCGTGTTCCGGGTTAATGCCATCGCCCGCAAAGCCACCGCCACCCTGAAGGCCGGTGCCGCCATCACTATTCCCCTGGTCCCCTTTGCGGATGTCGGTGTTACCGGGGGGCGTTACAAAGTGTGGCTTCCCCTGCCCCAGTTCAAGAGTGCGAACCTGCTGCTCGGCGGCCAGGAAAGCCGATCGCGTCAGGGCAATATGGATGGCTCCATCTGCGACGACGATGCGCAAAGCGCAGTGGTAACTTATGATGCCAAGCCCGCCAAGGAAGACTGGTTTGCCGTAGCCCTCACCGAGCCCGTCAAACTCAGCCGCATCGTCTTCGCGCATGGCAAGAACTTCCACGACGGCGGATGGTTTGATGCCAGCGCGGGAAAACCAAAGGTGCAGGTGCAACGCACCAAAGATGGCGCTTGGGAAACCATCGGCGAACTGACGGATTACCCGGCCACCACCGCCTCGAACAATGCCAAGCTCAAGAATGGCCAGACCTTCACGCTCAAACTGGCCCAATCACTTACTGCCACGGCCATCCGCGTGATCGGCGTACCGGCGGGAGGGGACAATCCCAAGCAAGCCTTCTCCTCCTGCGCGGAACTTCAAGCCTTTGCTGAGTAA
- a CDS encoding PLP-dependent aminotransferase family protein: MNSALSILGQRTKEPPISWLMKTALEHPGIISLAAGFTDNPSLPLQEAREVLAEILSNPQRGQAALQYGSTAGDPELRAATAALIRAADGAAATDARYQPDRLLLTHGSQQFLYLVTEALCDSGDVVLVEDPTYFVYLGIAQSHGLRCRAIQMEPDGIRLKHLETVLDDLKHTGAIKRLKFLYLVSYYQNPTGTTTSLAKKAGALELLRRYEKAAGHPIYLLEDAAYRGLRFAGPEVPSALTAAKTARVIYTSTYSKPFATGIRVGYGLLPPELVAPVLRIKGNHDFGTAHLLQKVLADAVRSGRYARHLAALRIRYAAKAAVMKQALERHFPTGVAWDEPQGGMYFWVRTPKQLRTGPNSKLFKRAVAENVLYVPGVFCHADDPIRKKPDHTLRLSFGSASEADIQTGIERLGRAMA; the protein is encoded by the coding sequence ATGAATAGTGCCTTATCCATATTGGGACAGCGAACGAAAGAACCGCCCATCTCCTGGCTGATGAAGACGGCCCTGGAGCATCCGGGCATTATTTCGCTGGCCGCCGGGTTCACGGATAACCCGTCGCTGCCGCTGCAGGAGGCGCGCGAGGTGCTGGCGGAAATCCTGTCCAATCCCCAGCGCGGCCAGGCCGCCTTGCAGTACGGCAGCACGGCGGGCGACCCGGAATTGCGCGCGGCCACGGCGGCGTTGATCCGCGCGGCGGATGGCGCTGCGGCGACGGACGCCCGCTATCAGCCCGACCGGCTGCTGCTCACGCACGGCTCGCAGCAATTCCTTTATCTGGTCACTGAGGCGCTGTGCGATTCCGGCGATGTCGTGCTGGTGGAGGATCCCACATATTTCGTTTACCTGGGGATTGCCCAGAGCCACGGGTTGCGCTGCCGCGCCATCCAGATGGAACCGGACGGCATCCGCCTGAAACATCTGGAGACGGTGCTGGATGATCTCAAGCACACCGGGGCCATCAAGCGGCTGAAGTTTCTTTACCTCGTCAGCTATTACCAGAACCCCACGGGCACCACGACTTCCCTGGCGAAGAAGGCGGGCGCGCTGGAGTTGCTGCGGCGCTATGAGAAGGCCGCCGGGCACCCGATCTATCTGCTGGAGGATGCCGCGTATCGCGGGCTGCGCTTCGCCGGGCCGGAAGTCCCCTCCGCCCTGACGGCCGCCAAAACAGCGCGCGTGATTTACACCAGCACGTACAGCAAGCCGTTCGCCACGGGGATCCGCGTCGGCTACGGGCTGTTGCCGCCGGAGCTGGTCGCGCCGGTGCTGCGCATCAAGGGCAACCACGATTTCGGCACCGCCCATCTCCTGCAAAAGGTGCTCGCGGACGCGGTGCGCTCCGGGCGCTACGCCCGGCATCTGGCGGCGCTGCGGATCCGTTACGCCGCCAAGGCTGCCGTCATGAAGCAGGCCCTGGAACGGCATTTCCCCACAGGCGTCGCCTGGGATGAGCCGCAGGGCGGGATGTATTTCTGGGTGCGCACACCGAAGCAGCTCCGTACCGGCCCGAATTCCAAGCTATTCAAACGGGCGGTGGCGGAGAACGTGTTGTACGTGCCGGGGGTTTTCTGCCACGCGGATGATCCCATCCGGAAAAAGCCGGATCACACCCTGCGCCTGAGCTTCGGCAGCGCGAGCGAGGCCGACATCCAGACGGGGATTGAGCGGCTGGGGCGGGCGATGGCTTAA
- a CDS encoding prolyl oligopeptidase family serine peptidase — protein sequence MTNMSHRSLVLIGLTTCTLMFPMKRAKAQPGTQVPQTFETTITRTIGYRYLLYLPKEYDAKARQGFPLMIFLHGAGERGTNVQKVAVHGPPKLVAQGTNFPFIVVSPQCPANQRWQDDVVLALLDDLCAKYNVDTNRLYLTGLSMGGYGSWSLAAKYPERFAAIVPICGGGETIDVLLAGKRKESAFKKLAIRAFHGGKDPVVPLSESQRMVDAFKRVGTDVELTIFPDAGHDSWTAAYSDPKLFEWILAHGKK from the coding sequence ATGACAAACATGTCTCATCGCTCGCTGGTCCTGATTGGATTAACCACGTGTACCCTGATGTTCCCTATGAAACGCGCCAAAGCCCAACCCGGAACCCAAGTCCCCCAGACATTTGAAACCACCATCACCCGCACCATCGGCTATCGCTATCTGCTTTACCTGCCGAAGGAATACGATGCCAAGGCCCGCCAAGGGTTTCCGCTGATGATCTTCCTGCATGGCGCGGGGGAACGCGGTACGAACGTCCAGAAGGTGGCGGTGCACGGCCCGCCCAAACTGGTTGCGCAAGGGACCAACTTCCCCTTCATCGTGGTTTCACCGCAATGCCCGGCGAATCAGCGCTGGCAGGATGATGTCGTGCTGGCGTTGCTGGATGATCTCTGCGCCAAATACAACGTGGACACGAACCGCCTTTATCTCACCGGGTTAAGCATGGGCGGTTACGGATCGTGGAGCTTGGCCGCCAAATATCCGGAGCGCTTTGCCGCGATCGTCCCGATCTGCGGCGGCGGCGAGACCATTGATGTGTTGCTGGCCGGCAAGCGCAAAGAAAGCGCCTTCAAGAAGCTGGCCATCCGGGCCTTCCACGGCGGGAAGGACCCCGTAGTGCCGCTGAGTGAATCACAACGCATGGTGGATGCCTTCAAACGCGTTGGCACCGACGTCGAACTTACCATCTTCCCGGACGCCGGTCACGATAGTTGGACGGCCGCTTACAGTGATCCGAAACTCTTCGAGTGGATCTTGGCGCACGGGAAGAAATAA
- a CDS encoding KpsF/GutQ family sugar-phosphate isomerase, whose amino-acid sequence MSHLTQARKVFEVEIAALKAVNQHLDASFDAAVELLVATVRNRGKLVVVGIGKSGNIGRKIAATLTSTGTPTVVLNSVDALHGDLGIIADGDVILALSYSGETEEMLSLLPAIKRFAVKLIAFTGNLKSSLAGHSDVVLNVRVPKEACPFNLAPTSSTTAMLVMGDALAMAVLHARGFKQSDFARYHPSGAIGRALLVRVKDIMRTGDRNPVAAEHLTVKEALLIMTRAKSGSLSVVNAKGKLAGIFTDGDFRRRMATDDQLLNQPLSSVMTRNPIHITENALAAEALKIFNERAIDDLVVVNARQEPVGLVDSQDLPRLKLM is encoded by the coding sequence ATGTCACACCTGACCCAGGCTCGCAAGGTTTTTGAAGTGGAAATCGCTGCCCTCAAGGCGGTGAACCAGCATTTGGACGCCTCCTTTGATGCAGCCGTGGAGTTGCTTGTCGCCACCGTGCGCAATCGTGGCAAACTTGTCGTGGTGGGTATTGGCAAGTCCGGCAACATCGGGCGAAAAATCGCCGCCACGCTCACCAGCACCGGCACTCCCACCGTGGTTTTGAACAGTGTGGATGCGCTGCACGGCGACCTGGGTATCATTGCCGATGGCGATGTGATCCTGGCGCTCAGCTATTCGGGTGAGACCGAGGAAATGTTAAGTTTGCTGCCAGCCATCAAACGCTTTGCGGTGAAGCTGATCGCCTTCACGGGTAATCTCAAATCTTCGCTGGCGGGCCACAGCGACGTGGTCCTGAATGTGCGCGTGCCCAAGGAAGCCTGTCCGTTCAATCTGGCGCCCACCTCCAGCACCACCGCGATGCTCGTGATGGGCGACGCGCTGGCCATGGCGGTCCTGCATGCGCGCGGGTTCAAGCAGAGTGATTTCGCCCGCTACCATCCTTCCGGCGCGATTGGCCGGGCGCTGCTGGTGCGCGTCAAGGATATCATGCGCACGGGCGACCGGAACCCCGTGGCCGCCGAGCATCTGACCGTGAAAGAGGCGCTGCTGATCATGACGCGCGCCAAATCCGGCAGCCTGAGCGTCGTCAATGCCAAGGGCAAACTCGCGGGCATCTTTACGGATGGCGATTTTCGTCGGCGCATGGCTACGGATGATCAATTGCTCAACCAGCCGTTGAGTTCGGTGATGACTCGCAACCCGATTCATATCACGGAAAACGCGCTGGCCGCCGAGGCGCTCAAGATTTTCAACGAACGCGCCATTGACGATCTGGTCGTGGTCAACGCGCGGCAGGAACCGGTCGGCCTGGTGGATTCCCAGGACTTGCCGCGCCTGAAATTAATGTAA
- the pheA gene encoding prephenate dehydratase, with product MSIQEHRKAIDQLDAQLVKLLNERTRHVLSIGEVKNKTGEEIYAPHRELAVLQRVCKQNDGPLTNESLQSIYREIMSSALSLEKTMEVAYLGPEGTFTHQAAIARFGASLTYVPHKTISDVFNVVSKGRADYGVAPVENSTEGVVTHTLDMFVESDLKIVAQIVMPIQQCLASNVEQDQIKRLYVHPQSLAQCREWIQRELPRVEIIETSSNARSAELAAKEKHAAAVAGVLAADIYHLKILARDIQDNVVNMTRFIVLGRKCSPATGKDRTSIMFSIRDEVGALHRALTPFRQYKLNMTKIESRPSKRKAWEYFFFVDCDGHMTDRKVARAIEQLNLHCSFVKVLGSYPITEGQ from the coding sequence ATGAGCATCCAGGAACACCGTAAAGCCATAGACCAACTCGACGCACAACTCGTCAAACTGCTGAATGAGCGTACCCGGCATGTGTTGTCCATCGGCGAGGTGAAGAATAAAACCGGTGAGGAAATCTACGCGCCCCACCGTGAACTCGCCGTGCTGCAGCGGGTCTGCAAACAAAACGATGGGCCGCTCACCAATGAATCGCTGCAATCCATCTATCGCGAAATCATGTCCAGCGCCCTGTCGCTGGAAAAGACGATGGAAGTAGCCTACCTTGGCCCGGAAGGGACGTTTACGCACCAGGCCGCCATTGCCCGCTTTGGCGCCAGCCTTACCTATGTGCCGCACAAAACCATTTCCGATGTGTTCAATGTGGTCAGCAAAGGCCGCGCGGATTATGGAGTGGCGCCGGTGGAGAATTCCACGGAAGGAGTGGTAACCCACACACTGGACATGTTTGTGGAAAGCGATCTCAAGATCGTCGCGCAGATTGTCATGCCCATCCAGCAGTGCCTGGCGAGCAACGTGGAACAAGACCAGATCAAGCGTCTGTACGTGCATCCGCAATCGCTGGCGCAATGCCGCGAATGGATTCAGCGGGAACTGCCCCGGGTGGAAATCATTGAGACGTCCTCCAACGCACGTTCCGCCGAGTTGGCCGCCAAGGAAAAACACGCCGCTGCCGTCGCGGGCGTGCTGGCGGCGGATATATATCATTTGAAAATTCTGGCTCGGGACATTCAGGATAACGTCGTCAACATGACCCGCTTCATTGTGCTGGGACGCAAATGCAGTCCGGCTACCGGCAAGGACCGAACGAGCATCATGTTCAGCATCCGGGATGAGGTGGGCGCGCTGCACCGCGCGCTGACCCCCTTCCGCCAGTACAAGTTGAACATGACGAAAATCGAGTCGCGCCCCAGCAAACGCAAAGCCTGGGAGTATTTCTTCTTCGTGGATTGCGATGGGCACATGACCGATCGCAAGGTGGCACGCGCCATCGAGCAACTGAACCTGCACTGCTCCTTTGTCAAAGTCCTGGGATCGTACCCCATCACCGAAGGACAATAG
- the scpB gene encoding SMC-Scp complex subunit ScpB, whose protein sequence is MELKDILEAILFTSQKPLTPQELRDLLRTTAEQAEEPAPAAFKRTPLDNIQAALEQLQREHEDAKRTFRLACVAGAWQFVSLPEFAPWLRTLLGQKTRPPRLSQPGLETLAIIAYRQPVTRAEIEQVRGVAVDGVMQTLLERGLVEQTGRAEVVGRPSLYGTTPAFLEYFGLRGLTELPAADELRRIPVQKPESLLTADLNLATAPASQPAAETTEASQSPHQEAAPSATNEAIPAAPPAEPQQT, encoded by the coding sequence ATGGAACTTAAAGACATTCTGGAGGCGATCCTGTTTACATCGCAGAAACCCCTGACCCCGCAGGAATTGCGAGATCTCTTGCGGACCACTGCCGAGCAGGCTGAAGAACCCGCCCCCGCCGCCTTCAAGCGTACCCCGCTGGATAACATCCAAGCCGCTTTGGAACAATTGCAGCGTGAACATGAGGATGCCAAGCGAACCTTCCGCCTGGCTTGTGTGGCTGGGGCTTGGCAATTCGTCAGCCTGCCGGAGTTCGCTCCCTGGCTGCGTACCTTGCTGGGACAGAAGACGCGTCCCCCACGGCTCTCCCAGCCCGGATTGGAGACGCTGGCAATCATCGCCTACCGCCAACCGGTAACCCGCGCGGAAATTGAACAGGTGCGCGGTGTCGCGGTGGATGGGGTGATGCAAACGTTGCTGGAACGCGGGCTGGTTGAACAGACCGGTCGGGCAGAGGTAGTGGGACGACCATCCCTATACGGCACCACCCCGGCATTTCTTGAATATTTTGGTCTGCGCGGATTAACCGAACTGCCGGCGGCAGATGAACTGCGGCGCATCCCGGTGCAAAAACCGGAATCGTTATTGACGGCGGACCTCAACCTGGCCACCGCACCAGCATCCCAACCGGCCGCCGAAACGACGGAAGCCAGCCAATCCCCCCACCAGGAAGCGGCACCGTCCGCCACCAACGAGGCTATCCCTGCCGCGCCTCCGGCAGAACCCCAACAAACTTAG
- a CDS encoding segregation/condensation protein A, giving the protein MSEYKVKFEVFEGPLDLLLYLIKKEEVDIYEVNLTKLATQFIEYIEVMRMLDLEIAGEFLVMTSTLMYIKSRELLPKEQRVSTEVEEDGEDPRWELIRQLVEYKKFKDAAAQLQNMEFTQENTYARVPAKPEFETPKGPARSELSIFDLLNAVNTILKRFGERENTREIFEDKWSVSEKIQYVRNLLLERPSVRFSELFANATSRIEVVVTFLAVLELTRLRQVVIVQSEEFGEIELAQAPQQPGPETSPKPVSIPVNQPERVEKPKPLTETLPATAHAPTMVVEVQPPAHSEQPPLDLPALPTASVSPTNPQFN; this is encoded by the coding sequence ATGTCCGAATACAAAGTAAAATTTGAGGTGTTTGAAGGGCCGCTGGACCTCCTCTTGTATCTAATCAAGAAGGAGGAGGTGGACATTTATGAGGTCAACCTGACCAAGCTGGCGACGCAGTTCATCGAATACATTGAAGTAATGCGGATGCTCGACTTGGAAATCGCGGGCGAATTCCTGGTCATGACCTCCACTCTGATGTACATCAAAAGCCGGGAGTTGCTGCCCAAGGAGCAACGGGTTTCCACCGAAGTTGAGGAGGATGGAGAGGATCCGCGTTGGGAATTGATCCGCCAATTAGTCGAGTATAAGAAGTTCAAGGATGCTGCCGCCCAGTTGCAGAACATGGAATTCACGCAGGAGAATACCTATGCGCGTGTGCCGGCCAAGCCAGAGTTCGAGACGCCCAAAGGTCCCGCCCGCAGTGAATTATCCATTTTTGACCTACTAAACGCGGTCAACACCATCCTGAAACGCTTTGGCGAACGGGAAAATACGCGCGAAATTTTTGAGGACAAATGGTCGGTCAGCGAGAAGATCCAGTACGTCCGGAACCTGCTTCTGGAGCGTCCGTCCGTCAGGTTTTCTGAATTATTTGCCAATGCCACCAGCCGCATCGAGGTGGTGGTCACGTTTTTGGCCGTGCTGGAATTGACGCGGTTGCGGCAGGTGGTGATCGTGCAATCGGAGGAATTTGGCGAAATTGAGCTGGCGCAAGCGCCGCAGCAACCCGGGCCGGAAACCTCACCGAAACCCGTGTCCATTCCGGTCAACCAGCCGGAGCGCGTTGAAAAGCCCAAGCCACTTACGGAAACGCTGCCCGCGACCGCCCATGCGCCCACCATGGTCGTGGAGGTGCAGCCTCCCGCGCACTCGGAACAACCGCCTCTTGATCTCCCGGCTCTCCCGACTGCCAGCGTATCGCCGACGAATCCGCAATTCAACTAA